A single Gambusia affinis linkage group LG20, SWU_Gaff_1.0, whole genome shotgun sequence DNA region contains:
- the unk gene encoding RING finger protein unkempt homolog, protein MSKTNSQPASSSAATTATGGPSSSSSSSPAGGSTSPATVLNVQPEKPQHYTYLKEFRTEQCPLFVQHKCTQHRPFSCFYWHFLNQRRRRPIRRRDGTFNYSPDVYCTKYDEGTGTCPEGDECPFLHRTAGDTERRYHLRYYKTGSCIHETDAKGHCSKNGSHCAFAHGSHDLRSPVYDIREVQVLDSQGGSGAAEGGGGDAQSGQAASTALIEKILSEEPRWQDNNYVLSHYKTELCKKPPRLCRQGYACPYYHNSKDRRRSPHKHKYRALPCPAVKQGEEWGDPSKCEGAEGCQYCHTRTEQQFHPEIYKSTKCNDMQQCGSCPRGPFCAFAHVEKPFAAEESIFPSPGSPPPPRLPDPLPGHDVSQSPGGHSMGLGSASDHFSPSAVSCVAEQGLLGSVLSLCEGASGGGDPLSPWAGERGYGRAPGFEREDQAKHRGFALEHRTREFASTQSKQDLLVFLPVGSPLSLSSSIPSSLAATPPSPAALGPPGPGISSGMNANALPFYPTSETVESVVESALDDLDLNDFGVSALERSMESSSALPSVGVMLGGNQIQSSAPVNIPGSFSSSAPLSSPSPSPPVRPQASPFFSSHPSQPSLSESPFLGPSHSTLGLNGMSTNIWEHFPSGQGSPGTPPALLPSGPCAETARLKQELEDAHRALKQWGHSWRHTAQSWAAVKADAEESRANAARLAVEAERAREAEEEAQRQISLLQEALESLRSGDNPHLALHQLQLLHRLPLESVLSLQAQLCSCLHAVEQVVYRKQRQCCVTCGEQGSASLPCGHGLQCDSCTECPLCPEQTAEQQLS, encoded by the exons atgtctaaaacaaaTTCACAGCCCGCGTCGTCTTCGGCAGCGACGACCGCTACAGGGGGGCCATCTTCGTCCTCGTCGTCTTCGCCCGCGGGGGGCTCGACATCGCCCGCAACCGTGTTGAACGTACAGCCCGAGAAACCTCAACATTACAC ATATCTCAAAGAGTTCAGAACAGAGCAGTGTCCCCTGTTTGTACAGCACAAATGTACACAGCACCGGCCTTTTTCCTGCTTCTATTGGCATTTCTTGAACCAGCGGCGTCGCAGGCCCATCCGCAGACGGGACGGGACGTTCAACTACAGTCCAGACGTCTACTGTACCAAATACGATGAGGGAACAGGCACATGTCCAGAAGGAGATGA ATGTCCCTTCCTGCATCGAACTGCGGGCGACACCGAGCGGAGATACCACCTCCGCTATTATAAGACCGGATCGTGTATCCACGAAACGGATGCGAAAGGCCACTGCAGTAAAAACGGCTCCCACTGTGCCTTTGCTCACGGATCGCATGACTTGCGCAGTCCCGTTTATGATATCAG GGAAGTGCAGGTGCTGGACTCTCAAGGAGGGTCGGGGGCGGCGGAAGGAGGCGGCGGAGACGCACAGTCTGGTCAAGCGGCGAGCACGGCTCTTATAGAGAAGATCTTGAGCGAAGAACCGCGCTGGCAAG ATAATAATTATGTGCTGTCCCACTACAAGACGGAGCTCTGTAAAAAGCCCCCCCGCCTGTGTCGTCAAGGATACGCCTGTCCGTATTACCACAACAGCAAAGACAGGCGGCGCAGCCCGCACAAGCACAAATACAG AGCGCTGCCATGTCCGGCGGTGAAACAGGGCGAAGAGTGGGGGGATCCCAGCAAGTGCGAGGGAGCAGAGGGATGTCAGTACTGCCACACGAGAACAGAGCAGCAGTTCCACCCGGAG ATTTATAAATCCACCAAGTGTAATGACATGCAGCAATGTGGCAGCTGTCCCAGAGGACCATTTTGTGCCTTCGCTCATGTTGAAA AGCCTTTTGCTGCAGAGGAGTCGATTTTCCCCAGCCCCGGCTCCCCTCCTCCCCCGAGGCTCCCGGATCCCCTTCCCGGCCACGACGTTTCCCAGAGTCCCGGTGGTCACAGCATGGGGCTCGGCTCCGCGTCAGACCACTTCTCCCCCTCTGCAGTGTCTTGCGTGGCAGAGCAAGGGCTGCTGGGTAGCGTTTTGTCGCTATGTGAGGGTGCCAGCGGGGGAGGAGACCCGCTGTCCCCTTGGGCCGGGGAGAGAGGGTACGGCAGGGCGCCAGGATTTGAACGGGAAGATCAG GCCAAACACAGAGGGTTCGCTCTCGAACATCGCACCAGAGAATTTGCTTCGACACAGAGTAAACAG GACTTGTTAGTGTTCCTCCCTGTCGGCAGCCCGTTGAGTCTGTCCTCCAGCATCCCCTCCAGTCTAGCCGCCACGCCCCCCAGCCCCGCCGCTCTCGGCCCACCGGGGCCCGGCATTTCCTCGGGAATGAACGCTAACGCCCTGCCTTTTTACCCCACCAGTGAGACGGTTGAATCAGTCGTTG AGTCGGCTCTGGACGATCTAGATCTGAATGACTTTGGAGTTTCTGCGCTGGAGAGGAGCATGGAGAGCAGTTCGGCCCTGCCCAGTGTTGGGGTGATGCTAG gaGGCAACCAGATTCAGAGTTCAGCTCCGGTCAACATTCCAGGATCGTTCAGCAGCTCCGCCCCTCTCAGCTCTCCTTCTCCGTCGCCCCCAGTCAGACCACAAGCCTCACCTTTCTTCTCTTCTCACCCGTCACAGCCGAGCCTCTCAGAGAGCCCCTTCCTCGGACCATCTCACAGCACTTTAG GCCTGAACGGCATGAGCACAAACATCTGGGAGCACTTCCCGTCGGGCCAGGGTTCTCCTGGCACCCCTCCCGCCCTGCTGCCCTCCGGCCCCTGTGCAGAGACCGCCAGGCTCAAGCAGGAGCTGGAGGACGCTCACAGGGCGCTGAAGCAGTGGGGTCACAGCTGGAGGCACACGGCTCAG TCGTGGGCCGCCGTCAAAGCGGACGCGGAGGAGTCTCGCGCGAACGCAGCCCGGCTTGCCGTGGAGGCCGAGCGGGCCCGGGAGGCTGAGGAGGAGGCGCAGAGGCAGATCTCTCTCCTGCAGGAGGCGCTGGAGAGCTTGCGGAGCGGAGACAATCCCCACCTTGCACTGCatcagctccagctgctgcatCGCCTGCCGCTGGAGTCGGTCCTGAGCCTCCAGGCTCAACTCTGCAGCTGCTTACATGCTGTGGAACAG GTGGTGTACAGGAAGCAGAGGCAGTGCTGCGTGACGTGCGGGGAGCAGGGCTCAGCCTCGCTGCCCTGCGGCCACGGACTCCAATGTGACAGCTGCACCGAGTGCCCGCTCTGCCCCGAACAGACGGCCGAGCAGCAGCTCTCCTGA
- the LOC122822983 gene encoding histone H3.3A, whose protein sequence is MARTKQTARKSTGGKAPRKQLATKAARKSAPSTGGVKKPHRYRPGTVALREIRRYQKSTELLIRKLPFQRLVREIAQDFKTDLRFQSAAIGALQEASEAYLVGLFEDTNLCAIHAKRVTIMPKDIQLARRIRGERA, encoded by the exons ATGGCTCGTACTAAGCAGACCGCCCGTAAGTCCACTGGAGGTAAAGCGCCAAGGAAGCAGCTTGCTACCAAGGCTGCTAGGAAGAGCGCCCCCTCCACAGGAGGCGTGAAGAAACCACATCGCTACAG GCCCGGCACTGTGGCTTTGAGGGAGATCCGTCGCTACCAGAAGTCCACGGAGCTGCTTATCCGTAAGCTGCCCTTCCAGCGCCTGGTGAGGGAGATCGCCCAGGACTTCAAGACCGATCTTCGTTTCCAGAGCGCAGCTATCGGAGCTCTCCAG GAGGCAAGCGAGGCCTACCTGGTGGGTCTCTTTGAGGATACCAACCTGTGCGCCATCCACGCTAAACGTGTCACCATCATGCCCAAGGACATCCAGCTGGCTCGCAGGATAAGGGGAGAACGGGCCTAA